Proteins found in one Nostoc sp. NIES-3756 genomic segment:
- a CDS encoding MFS transporter: MTGNAGIVALIAANLYVFCFGFSWGPVTWVLLGEMFNNKIRAAALSVAAAMQWVANFLVSTTFPPILQYFGLGAAYGMYTIAAAVSLFFVLFFIRETKGIELEDM, encoded by the coding sequence CTGACCGGAAATGCAGGGATTGTAGCTCTGATTGCCGCCAACCTTTATGTATTTTGCTTTGGTTTCTCCTGGGGGCCAGTCACTTGGGTACTTTTAGGAGAAATGTTTAATAACAAGATTCGCGCCGCCGCACTTTCTGTTGCTGCGGCTATGCAATGGGTAGCAAATTTTCTTGTTTCCACAACATTTCCCCCAATTTTGCAATATTTCGGCTTAGGTGCTGCCTACGGAATGTATACAATAGCGGCGGCTGTCTCACTCTTTTTCGTTCTCTTTTTTATTAGAGAAACCAAAGGTATTGAGTTAGAAGATATGTAG
- a CDS encoding MFS transporter encodes MLGGNVLVKIEEIRQTVMRERQPKFSDLLSRSGGLLPIVWVGIGISLLQQFVGINVIFYYSSVLWRAVGFSEKDSLTITVITGGVNILTTLIAIAFVDKFGRKPLLILGSIGMTLTLGTMASMFSRASFRCCW; translated from the coding sequence ATTCTTGGAGGTAACGTCCTGGTAAAAATTGAAGAAATCCGCCAAACGGTAATGCGAGAACGCCAGCCTAAATTTTCTGACCTCTTAAGTAGAAGTGGCGGACTGCTACCTATTGTTTGGGTGGGTATTGGCATATCTCTACTTCAGCAATTCGTCGGTATTAACGTCATCTTTTATTACAGCAGCGTTTTATGGCGGGCAGTTGGCTTTTCAGAAAAAGATTCCTTGACCATTACAGTGATAACAGGCGGTGTAAATATTCTGACTACACTGATTGCGATCGCCTTTGTCGATAAATTTGGACGCAAACCTCTGTTAATTCTGGGGTCAATAGGAATGACGTTGACCTTGGGAACGATGGCTTCTATGTTTAGCAGGGCTTCTTTTAGATGCTGCTGGTAA
- a CDS encoding MFS transporter → MNIYIAVSAGSAQSPFLFGIAAWRWMFWTEVPPAVLYGMAALMIPESPRYLVA, encoded by the coding sequence GTGAATATCTATATCGCTGTGTCCGCAGGTTCGGCTCAGTCACCATTTTTGTTTGGTATTGCAGCTTGGCGATGGATGTTTTGGACAGAAGTTCCTCCTGCTGTATTGTATGGAATGGCAGCTTTAATGATTCCTGAATCTCCTCGTTACCTTGTTGCCTAA